The Streptomyces sp. R28 region GCTTCGTGAAGGTGCGGGAGCTGGCCCGGCAGAACGCGCTGGACGCCGTACGGCTGCTGCGCGAGGCGGCTCCGGACACGGTGTACGCGGTGGAGCAGACGTACGGCTTCTACCAGGAGCCGAACTATCCCAAGCTGCACATGGAGATACCGGACGAGCTCGCGCCGGCCGAGGACCTCCTGGCGCCGGACGCCCCCGGCGCCGGCGAGCCCGTACTCAAGATCCTCGCCTACCACCACACCCTCGACCCCGACGCCTTCCTCACCCTCGCCCGCCTCGCCATCGGCGACCGCGCCAATGTCACCCGCTCCAGCCCCAGCGCCCTGCTGGAGATCAGCGGCCCCGACGTCTCCAAGGCCAGCACGCTCGCCCTGTGCTGCGCCGAGCGCGGTATCTCGCACGAGGAGGTCGTGGCCTTCGGGGACATGCCGAACGACGTCGAGATGCTGACCTGGGCGGGCCAGTCGTACGCGATGGGCAATGCGCACCCGGATGTCGTCGCCGCCGCGTCGGGGCGCACGGTCGCCAACAACGAGGACGGTGTGGCGGTCGTGATCGAACAGCTGCTGGCGCAGCGGGACTAGGCCGAGCCAGCCTCCTACCCCACCTGCACCCCCCGCGCCGCCAGCCACGGCACCGGGTCCACCGCCGAGCCCATCTCCGCAGTGACCCGCACCTCGAAGTGCAGGTGTGGGCCGGTGGAGTTGCCGGTCGTGCCCGTCTGGCCGATCCACTGCCCGGTGTCCACGCGCTCGCCCTGGTCCACGGCGACGGAGGCAAGATGGGCGTACTGCGTGTAGTAGCCGTCCGCATGCCGGACGACGATCTCCATGCCGAAGGCGCCCCCGCACGACACCCTGGCCACGCGCCCGTCCCCGACCGCCCGCACCGGCGTGCCGATGGGCACCGCGAAGTCCTGCCCGGTGTGCTGGTTCGCCCACCGCAGCCCGCCGCTGCCGAACGCCGCGGACAGCTCGTACGACTCCACCGGCGTGACCCACTCGGTCGTGAAGTCCGTCTGCGGTTGGTCGAGCCGGACGGCACCGGCGCAGGAGCCGGCGGCCACGGAGGCGTCGGCCTGCCCCTGCAACTGCCACCGCGCCGCTTCGAGCTTCTGCTCGATGCCCTTCTTCAGCTCGGCGAGCGCGGCGTTGCGCTTGTCCAGGGTCTGCCAGGCCGCCGCGGCCTTGGCCTCGTCCGCGGCCAGCCGGGCCTCGGCACGACGGTTCTTCTCGATGGCGTTGTCGACGGCCAGGTTCGTCTGCGAGAAGACATGCTGACCGCGCATCAGCTGATCCGGGCTCTTGGCGAGGATCATCTGCACGGTGAGCGGCATTCCGCCGCTGCTGCGGTACTGGGCGCGCGCGATCCGGCCCAGGTCCTCGTGCAGGACGCCGATCTGCCGCCGCTCGCGTTCGAGCAGCGCCTCGATCCGCTGTGCCTTCGCCCGCTGCACCTCGGCCTCCTGCCGGCCCGCCTCGTACCGCTGTGTCGCCAGGGCCGCGTCCTCGTACAGCCGCGCCACCTGCGCACCGAGGCCCACATCACCGCCCGTTCCCCCGCCGTCGCGGCCCGGGGTGTCCTTCCCGTCGCCGGTGGCGTCGGCGGACGGAGCCACCAGCAGGGCGAGCGCGCACAGCAGCGCCGGAACGAGGAGGCGTTTGCGGCGATATGGGCGCATGTCAGCGATCCTGGCCCGCGCGCCGGGTCCCAGTCTTGTTCGGGTCGTACGCCTGGGGGACGCGTTGCTGCGGATGGGTCAGTACGCCTGTTGACGCGAGCGTCGACGAGCGGTCGCCGGAGAGCACTCACCCGCGACCACGGGCCGACCGCGCGCTACGGCGCCCCCACCAGCAAATCCGCCTCCTCCTCCCGCTCCACCATCCGCCGCAGCGGCCCGTCCACAGCGGCCAGCTCCGCGAACGTCCCTCGCTGCACCACACGCCCCGCGTCCAGGACGACCACCTCGTCCACCGCGTCCAGACCGGCCAGGCGATGGGTGATGAGCAGAGTCGTGCGGCCCTCGGTGGCGGCCAGCAGATCGGCGGTGAGGGCGTCGGCTGTGGGCAGATCGAGGTGCTCGGCGGGCTCGTCGAGCACGAGGACGGGGAAGTCGGCGAGCAGTGCGCGGGCCAGCGCGAGCCGCTGCCGCTGCCCGCCCGACAGCCGCGCCCCGTGCTCGCCCACGAGCGTGTCCAGCCCGTCGGGCAGGCTGTCGGCCCAGCCGAGCAACCGAGCCCGCTCGAGGGCGTCCCGCAGCTCGGCCTCGGTGGCGTCCTTCTTCGCGAGGAGCAGGTTCTCGCGTACGGAGCTGTCGAAGAGGTGCGCGTCCTGCGCGCACAGCCCGACGAGCCGCCGTACGTCGTCGCCGTCCAGCGAGTACGCGTCCACGCCGCCCAGCGTGTACGAGCCCGCGTCCGTGTCCAGGAAGCGCAGGAGGACCTGCGCAAGCGTCGTCTTGCCGGACCCGGACGGGCCGACCACGGCGATCCGGCGGCCCTCCTCCAGGGTCAGGTGAAGGCCGGCGAGCGCGTCCCGGTCCTGCCCCGCGTGACGGGCGGTCAGGCCCCTGACGGCGACCGGGAAGGGCGACGCAGGCGCCTGCTGGGGCCGCTCCGGCTCCCGTACGGGCTCGGGGGCGTCCAGCACCTCGTACACGCGCTCCGCGCTCTTGCGCACCCGCTGCCGGTACTGCACGGCGAGCGGCAGCCCCAGGACGGCCTCGAAGGCAGCCAGGGGAGCCAGGACGACGACGGCCATCGCCACGCCGCCCAGCCGCCCCTCGGCGACCGCCTGGGCGCCCACGAGGGCGGTGGCGGCGACGGTGAGGCCGGAGACCAGCGCGGTGAGTCCGTCGCCGAGCGCGGTGGCGGTGGCGGCCCGTGAGGCGATCCGGGTGAGCGCCCCGTCGGCCCGCCGCGCTTCGGCCGTACGGCTGGGCAGGGCGCCGGCGACGGTCAGCTCCGCGGTGCCGGTGAGCAGATCCGTCACGCGCGTCGCGAGCACTCCGCGGGCGGGGGCCAGCCTGTGCTCGGCGCGGCGGGCGACGGCACCCGTGACGAGCGGGACACCGGCCCCGGCCGCCAGGAGCCCCACCGCGAGCACGGCACCGGCCTCGGGCAGCAGCCACGCGGTGAAGCCGACGGCACCGGCGGACACAACGGCCGCCGCGGCCGCGGGCAACAGCCAGCGCAGCCAGTAGTCCTGCAGTGCGTCCACGTCGGCGACGAGCCGCGACAGCAGATCGCCCCGACGCGTGCGGCGCAGCCCGGCGGGCGCCAGCCGCTCCAGCCGCCGGTACACGGCGACCCGGGTGTCGGCCAGCATGCGCAGCACCGCGTCATGCGAGACCAGGCGCTCGGCGTACCGGAACACGGCCCGCCCGATACCGAAGGCGCGCGTCGCCGTCACAGCCACCATCAGGTACAGCACGGGCGGCTGCTGAGAGGCCCGCGAGATGAGCCACCCGGAGGTCGCCATGAG contains the following coding sequences:
- a CDS encoding HAD-IIB family hydrolase; translation: MRENDPVTSATRQPQTPAAAAVRPRLIATDLDGTLLQDDKSVSPRTVAALAAAEEAGIEVFFVTGRPARWMDVVSDHVHGHGLAICGNGAAVVDLHGGPGAHRFVKVRELARQNALDAVRLLREAAPDTVYAVEQTYGFYQEPNYPKLHMEIPDELAPAEDLLAPDAPGAGEPVLKILAYHHTLDPDAFLTLARLAIGDRANVTRSSPSALLEISGPDVSKASTLALCCAERGISHEEVVAFGDMPNDVEMLTWAGQSYAMGNAHPDVVAAASGRTVANNEDGVAVVIEQLLAQRD
- a CDS encoding M23 family metallopeptidase produces the protein MRPYRRKRLLVPALLCALALLVAPSADATGDGKDTPGRDGGGTGGDVGLGAQVARLYEDAALATQRYEAGRQEAEVQRAKAQRIEALLERERRQIGVLHEDLGRIARAQYRSSGGMPLTVQMILAKSPDQLMRGQHVFSQTNLAVDNAIEKNRRAEARLAADEAKAAAAWQTLDKRNAALAELKKGIEQKLEAARWQLQGQADASVAAGSCAGAVRLDQPQTDFTTEWVTPVESYELSAAFGSGGLRWANQHTGQDFAVPIGTPVRAVGDGRVARVSCGGAFGMEIVVRHADGYYTQYAHLASVAVDQGERVDTGQWIGQTGTTGNSTGPHLHFEVRVTAEMGSAVDPVPWLAARGVQVG